Part of the Paramisgurnus dabryanus chromosome 21, PD_genome_1.1, whole genome shotgun sequence genome, gtttttcagctgagtgccagctttcttcagctgagcactttggaagctgtgatacttcagctgcgagccggttggttgctgtggtaatgtcccgcccctgcTCCACTgcgattgggcggccgtgtgagaactgacattgacgagcggagcttttctcccaaagttgaatctctttcaactctagactctcagcgccgagcgcgtgaaaaccgccgagcgccggttttcagcgcggaaaaaacccgctcgctgctggcttatttgaaaaatgccaagcttccattggaaacaattgaaaacatgcgccggccgcgggcgtaaaagttttggtgtacacaacccctaagtctaggactagtctaatccctgtccgggaaaccgcccctaaaacttttctttaaatgaagcttaaataaattgattgcaaccacttaccttaaaaaattgagtaaattgaatgaatcttttaagtgtattttattcatgttcatATTGTGCATTAGCTAATAAAAATTAATTCTGATTTAATGTCTCTGTAGCAGGTCTCATTTACAAATGCACCAcagatcataattttttttttttttgcttttatagAGGCTTCAAATCAAAgtgctgtaaaaaaaactgcgtttTATCAGTCTGTTTGTTTTCTGTAATtgcactgtaagcatcacattaCCTATGAGCTACAGGAGCACCTGCGGTAGAGGACATCAAACTCCTGCTCCAGGCAAAAGTTCATCAGTTTGTTTTTGTAGCAGCATTGTTTGTTCAACTGGCAACGTTAATCCAATttatcatttcatttgtacactTTTACACTCATGTAGACAATGCGTTTTTTTAGATCCTTCAAAGGTCTGGAAGTGTCCCTTTTAGAAGTGCAAATGGTTGTGAGTTCAAGGtcagggaacacacatgatgataaaatgtttaacttaaagAATCTATTGTGAGCTGCTTTGGATAGAAGTGTCTTTATGTCTGGAGTGCGACTTTATAGTTTCCGGCTTAATTTAATCTACTGCCAGAAATTCTTCTGGATAAACTTTCTTTTTAGTCCTGGAACAACTTTTGATCATCCTGTCAAGATTTTAAagttaatacatttattaaaacacaTCACCATACTGTACTTGAAGGTGAGGTTTTGTTGTGATGAATAAACTGATGGTGTCCATCTAATTTACAACACATTAATATTGTCTTCATTTAAATCAAGTGGGGCTAAATCAGATAAGCTTTATGGGTGATGTATCCTgctaatttaagattttttggaCTAGATCTATACAGTATACAACATTTCAGAGGAAACACAGAAGAGTTTGCATTTGAAAGTGATTTATTGAACAGACACAGTTGGTTATATTGACAGAATTAACCTTACACCACAATCCAGGATAAATCAAAAGAATCATTTTTGTGAAGGTAATGTGACAAACATCCACTAATTTCAGATATtacacaatttttgaaacatgcCCATTCTAATACAAAATCACCATTTATTTAATCTAAATATTAAATCTCACGAAAACAGTTGAATAAATGAACCAGAAGACTTCCACCTGAAGGTCACAGAAACAGAGATGATTTCTGATGTGTAAATGTCTTCACTTCTGGGTGGCTGGgtctacattgtaaaaaaaagatcaaaCTTATAAAATTTATAACAATATTTGctattaaaggcggagtgcatgatctctgaaagccaatgttggtatttgaaatcacctaaaacACGCTCCTACCCCAATAGAGTCTGGACTCTATTTTTaatcttttgatagacccgccccacacatacagtacacaacccaggcaacaatgtcggttagtagacattCCCCTTACtactgattggctacaagtgtgttttggtacttggcccgacttccttttccaaagtgtttttaaaaaaataatcatgcaccctgcctgtAAGTCTCGGGCAATAacccaggggtctccaacgtggttcaaaatcaacaagtaaaactaaaaagttttgagtagactatattaAAAAGTAGCTCTCCAGaatgttttatccattgtggtagcccttgctcacaaaaaggttggagaggTGGAAACATGCACATTTTAAAGGAcgagttcggtattttagactgaaagccctgttttcagattgtttatggtgaaatagaatggttttgactgaaatttcgacatttgcggctgccctgagaattttcgcgtgtttgtgtttcagctcagacctctacaatgggtttaatggtgcactggaacaatccttcctaaaatgcattaaactttcgtttacaaagacgtgaaactcaccgagtggtcaggggtgtccactggtatgctcacacaaaaatcgctgcaaaagacgcattccaacaggttttatcgtagttttgtccaactccattgacttgtattagttgtgctgtgaggtacggtattactccgcgccgggaactttgtttctattcttgcaattggcaaaggcggattagcgccaccacctgggctggagtgtttattattcaagctctaagcggaagaatgtacgggtgaggcgcttggaaaaataggtccacaagttaacaacgaatgctaaaacacctgttggaaagcatcttttgcagcgatttttgtgtgcgcataccagtgaacacccctgaccactcggtgagtttcacgtctttgtaaacgaaagtttaatgcattttaggaaggattgttccagtgcaccattaaacccattgtagaggtgtgaggtgaaacacaaacacgcgaaaattctcagggcagccgcaaatgtcgaaatttcagtcaaaaccattctatttcaccataaacaatctgaaaacagggctttaagtctaaaataccgaacttgtcctttaaggtaAAACAACATTGTGAAATAACACTTTTTTTCATTAACTGATGTTATGCAACAAAAACGTGATTTTTTTTCCTCCCGTAATTCACAATTTCAATTTGCGCAGTTTAAATGgtaataaaaacacaactaTATAACAGTCTCTAACTTACCTGGGCCACAGGTGTAGGACACATTCAGGTATTTGTAGGTTTCTGCACAGGGATCACCGAAAACTGTGCTATTAGCAAGAACGGAACAATCGTTTTGTCCATTACATCTGTAAACACACAGAATAACcattttttaaagaataaagGCAATCATTTGAATGTCACATACGTTTGAATGTTCACAGTGTTCTTACTGAGTGGTCAGCACACTTAGGGATGAACTCTGAGAGCACTGAACATTTGAGATCTGGTCAGCTGGTTTTCCAGTAGAGCAGGTTGTGCTGTTTGTACGTCCATAATTGGCTGCAGACACTTTTATAAACTGATTGTCTGTTAATAAATAGTATAACacaagtgtttgtgtgtgtaaaaaaTCAGATTATATACATTTGCCATTATTTTATGTCCATATACAAAACCTAACGTGTTCAACCATCATTTACTTAAATATTGTAATACAATAAATCACTTTTGCTTctattttgcttttaaaagatTTGTGCTGTCAGTAAAAATGTAATAGACATCTAATCATATACCCTAAACAAACACGGTTTGCTTTGCTTACACGATTAAGGGGCAGTTAAGGGTTTAAAGTAATcctggactaggccttagttatattaggacagttaagtagttttacaaacaaaccttacacaaaaaaaaaaatacaagtgtgcatcttaagacaaaacaatgtcactgatttaatgttgttaacagtggcggccggtgacttgtTTATCAAGGGTATACGATGCAAAGCTCGACACAACATGttttagcccgtcatgtgtgtggctcgtcatttcaaaatatgtgttcggcgcatcATACTTTTGTCAAACGTATGTGTATCACGTGTCAAGTCAAAATGCATGTCTGCTGTAGATGCCTCAAAGTGTTTTTTGATAAAAGAGaggctcgcgtttgccagatactgtACTCACTTAATCTTccaagtattttgtgaacgtacgcatctcttttatcataaaccctttcaatgCATGTGCAGAGGGCacgtattttgaaatgacacatgatgcacatggttcacatgacgcaacgaacacatattttgagttTTAGTTTTTTGGgagctcaaatatgcattttagtctgggacttaGAAAAGCCTGTCCACGAAACTGTCCTAAATATCATTTGGGCAAACAcgatgtaaccaaattcaagtttattttggctataAGTGGGTTTGTCATGTATCTTGTGTTTTGTAgttcatgtcttttattttgaaattttctTCCATATGCATGGGCTATTTCTCAATATATGTCAAGTACTGTTCCAGTTACAAGTTCACATCTAGCCAGATGTGTTCATGATACACGCACCTTTTATCGAGGAGGCATCATAAATCACTTCAAACTATCTTTATGTTTGctattttacaaatgcatattaaacttgtaaaccattcgtttagttttttttcctttttagatttaagagtattcctggtccgaaaataaaacgagttactaaaaaatttcctgtgtcacgcgcagccatcacacccagatattatgcacagctacttcatgtactacggcttttgatcattaagtccttatcaatctgaaatcactgttggtttcgtttataacatgcatttgaaaaagcaacactcgtcaaacataatctttatacatattctttattttcatgaaaataCTATCTTTATGTTTGTGATCGCCCATGGATTTAAAATCTTTAAGAGCTtaagatgtaaaaatcatctAGTGTGCCCTGGGCATTACCCATAGCcagatcattttttttttaaataagaccAAAAACCTGCATCATGTGCCCTATGATTATTTTAAAGTTGACTTATTGAAAAAGTATTATAAGCAAACTTGGCCACTCTGATGTAAAGTGCCAACACTAGTGTTAATGCAAATACAATGCAATGCTGccatgaatatgcaaattatcaCATGACATCATCTAGCGACATTTATTGTCTTTCTGAGCAGACTTTAGCTACTTTCAATGGATAATTGTTGGCAATACTTCAGAAATCTTACCAAAGCTTGCTTACTAAACACCCATCAATATGAGGGTGAAAGGCAGAGACAGCAAAATAAACTTTAGGGTGGAAGGCGTGTTTTAGTTTTGGTTTTAGTATCACACgaaatgcaaataagctaaGAACAGGAATTGCAATTCCATAGACATTAATAAACGCACATATGTGATATTTGGTTTAACAAACATGTTAAATATCTATCAGGTAGTTACAAAAACTAGTTAAGTTTAGAATGAGGTATCTGTAGCAAaagcaaacaaaataataacttacTTGGGTGACAGATGTAAGACACATTCAAGTATTTGTAAGTTCCTCCACATGGATCACCAAAAATTGAGTGACTCGCAGAAATTGGACAAGCGTGTGTCCCATCACATCTGTAAATAAAGAGAATTACagcaatttatttataaaaaagaaaagagttgATGTCCTAATAATGTTCACGCTGTTCTTACCGATTGGCCAGCACACTTAGGGTTGAATTCTGAATGCACTGAACATTTGAGGTCTGGCCTGGTATTCCGCTAGAGCAGGTTACTCTGTTTGTTCGCCCATAATTGGCTGAAAGCATCTTAATGAACCGATTATCTGTtgacaacaattttttttttacatccaCATGGTTTTTTTAGGGTTTTTGTGATTTATGTGCAAAAGATGCTTATACTAATAAGCTACGCAGAAAAGGGAAACTCACACACAcgcgtgcacgcacacacagatcAAATTGAACTTACTACAGCTGATATTGATGGTGCCTGCCTCACAAACAGTCCTTTTCTGTATTATTGCACCTGTAGGGAGACAAACAGCTGTCAATGCAGTAAGTTATTAAGTTATTAAATACTTGATAGTGTTAACATGAACTTACTTGATGGTATGCAGATGTAGGACACATTCAGATACTTGCAAGTTCCTCCACATGGATCACCGAAAACTGTGCTATTTGCAGGAATGGAACAATCTTTTCGTCCATCACATCTGTCAACACAcaacattaaatataaaaaataataaaagaaaacgTATTAATATCCTTTAACCTGTATATGATATCGATGTATATTACGCTTTTTTACCGACTGGCCAGTACACTTAGGGATGAACTCTGAGTGCATTGAACATTTGAGATCTGGTTGGCTGGTTTTCCACTGGAGCAGGTTGCACTGCTTGTACGTCCATAATTGGCTGAAATCACTTTAATGCGGCCCTGGTCTGTTGATAGAAAAgtaacattataaatgttatatatatactgtataaacatatatttttctcattgtgcttaaaatgtttttaaaatgcaaattcaGTGTTTTAATAAAATCCGGAGAACTCACCACAATGGAGACTGGCAGTGTCTGAGTCGCAAGCTATTACTTGAGATGTTAAATCTTAAGAGAAAGACAAACAGCATTTAAAGAGTAGTAATGCTACATTGTTACATTAACTacttgttttcatttaaaatgctTGGCTTGATTTTTTATGACTTCTCTCTGACTCCAACTGCAACAATATTCCATCTGAATCAAAATATTTATAACCATATATAACACCTGATTCATAATGATGTATCCTGTTACCGGCAAGTGACTGATACTGATATTGGAAATGTACACTcacttaaaggattattaggaacaccatactaatactgtgtttgaccccctttcgcctttagaactgccttaattctacatggcattgattcaacaaggtgctgaaagcattctttagaaatgttggcccatattgatacgatagcatcttgcagttgatggagatttgtgggatgcacatccagggcacaaagctcccgttccaccacatcccaaagatgctctattgggttgagatctggtgtctgtgggggccattttagtacagtgaactcattgtcatgttcaagaaaccaatttgaaatgattcaagcttttgtgacatggtgcattatcctgctggaagtagccatcagaggatgggtacatgctggtcataaagggatggacattgtcagaaacaatgctcaggtaggccgtggcatttaaatgatgcccaattggcactaaggggcctaaagtgtgccaagaaaacatcccccacaccataacACCACCACCCCCAGACTGCACAggggtaacaaggcatgatggatccatgttctcattctgttttcGCCAAaatctgactctaccatctgaatgtctcaacagaaatcaagactcatcatACCAGGCAACGtatttccagtcttcaactgtccaattttggtgagctcgtgcaaattctagcctctttttcctatttgtagtagAGATGAGTGTtgcccggtggggtcttctgctgttgtagcccatccgcctcaaggttgtgcgtgttgtggcttcacaaatgctttgctgcatacctcggttgtaacgagtggttatttcaggtcaaagttgctcttctatcagcttgaatcagtcggcccattctcctctgacttctagcatcaacaaggcattttcgcacaggactgccgcatactggatgtttttcccttttcacaccattctttataaaccctagaaatagttgtgcgtgaaaatcccagtaattgAGTAGATGTTGAAATTttagaccggcccgtctggcaccaacaaccatgccacgctcaaaattgcttaaatcaccctTTTTTCCCATTCTGCAATTCAGtctggagttcaggagattgtcctgaccaggaccacactcccaaatgcattaaagcaactgccatgtgattggttatttagataattgcattaatgagaattTGAACAGGTATTCCTAATAATCCTTCAGGTGAGTGTATACCTTGTAATATATTGGAAGTCgatttgaataaaagtgtctgccaaatgcataaatccaAATGATGAACCAGATTCATCTGAAGCTCACTTATGCCAGAGGGGAGTAGAGACTGTTGCCCATTATTCAAAGCAAACACAGGGCACGCCATCAACAACAATGCATGAAATGAGCCGAGGCTGGTTGGGGGAATGTGGCCTTGCTAATGACCTAAGATTCATAGTGCATCATGTTGATGGCCGAAAGCGGATATGCCGATTACCAACAGAGGCTAAGGCACCTGGATGAACTGTTGGGCGGAGACAGCTAGGCAATGTTTTCTTAGGACACTTTAGGCCTCATTTTCATAACTGCACCATCCCTAGCAGCTGAAGTGCACTCATTCATGGCAACTGTGTTCCCTGCTGGTGATGGCCATTACCAACAGGATAATGAGCCATGCCACATTGCTAGAATCATCAAGTAGTGGTACGGAGAACATGATATTGAATTTCTGTTAATGCCCTGGCCTTCAAATTTACCTGACATGAACCAAATTGAACAGTAGTAGTTCGACTTGGAAAAGCGGGTTTGCGCTACATTACCCCCACCCCAAAATATACGGGAACTTGAGGACATTATGGTACCACAGGAAACCTATTGCGACTTTGTCAAACCAATGCCTCGTCTTATAGCTGCTGTTTAGCAGGCTGGGAGGTGATGACAAAGAAAAAGTCTAATGCAACCTCTGATAGgcaggtatttattgcatatatACAATATTAtctataaaaaactaaataaaagactAACCACAGGTGAGTTGAGCAGTTTCTCCCTCACAGGCGGTGAGATCCACTGCTTTGACACCTAAAGAGACACCACAGAGTATAACAAACTACCACCAGATGTATTAAAACTACCAATATTCAAGAAACAGAATGTGCTAGATTTTAAGCACTTGAATAACATACATAAGCAATTACAATAtacacagtatgtttaatttaaATCCTTTAATAAACTGACAACTTCCTAAATTGCATAAAAATCTTACCACACTGACAAAGTAGCACCAGCCCtgaaaaataaagtaaattaagtaaaactttaacaaaagtatacattttactGCTCATATTTacagaaaagtatttttttcttaaaaaaaaaacatgttaataTACTTACAGAAAATTAAACTCATCCTTCCTTGTTGCATGTTGACTGTCCAAAAATTAATGATGCTGAACAAGATGAAATAGCTCAGCTTCACCAAATCAGGTTTTGTTCTGGAATAAATGAGCTGACAAGACTAAATTAAACCAGTTTAGGATGCCAGTCTTGATTCTTAACATCTGTCAGTTGGTTACCAAACCTGCCCTAAACCTACTTTTCATAAAGCGTGATTTACATATTTACAAATGGAAAACTCTGGATTTTCTTTGAaaggcacatattatgcaaaatccacttttacaaggtatTTGAACATAGATTTGTGGGAAGTGTTTGAAAACAACAACCCAACTAACctttaattctttttttaattCCCATTGACCCAAAGCAATATCAtgattagacatgctgtttgaTTCTCTTGTTTATGTGACGTCACAAAACAAAGCCCTGCCCTCAGCCACAAACTAAATTTTTAGCCGTTATAGACTCACTGAtgtccttgtccgtttcagctggttcacgtgttctgaatgaaaacgcgttgtggaaacgcgttggtaggctagtgctttttgtcccagctgctattatagtttatcaatacggcagaacgacatggaagcctccttggacttacccgttcgatgtaagtaaagagaagaaattctaagcttacaaagaaaagtcagatcactggcagaggtcatttgacaccaacaaggacatatttatgaataaagacattgattttgattaccctacctttaacatataaaattatgtCACGCATTTTACCTAAGACATGACTCGTATCTGATATCTGTATTTAAATTATACTTTTGCCAGACTGTATTTGCTATGAGTGCAATGATTTTCTGCTTAAGCTCTATaccttctcaactgaacaaattAGCTATTAGGGTAATAATATAGTGTGCTGCACTTATTACTGTAAATTAATATAATCAAATTCAgatcattttttattatattgctCACGCTGCACTGATCATCATCTTGACACTCATcaccagccaatcagagcactgTATGAAGAGCACATTCACATTCAACATGACTGAGTTCTTTACCCTTATACCAGTGCAGTCCCATATACATAGTGTATCCATATGTGTTATAGAAACTGCAGCCTGAAT contains:
- the LOC135775138 gene encoding uncharacterized protein, with the translated sequence MSSKMYTFVKVLLNLLYFSGLVLLCQRGVKAVDLTACEGETAQLTCDLTSQVIACDSDTASLHCDQGGIKVISANYGRTSSATCSSGKPANQISNIQCTQSSSLSVLASRCDGQKDCSIPANSTVFGDPCGGTYKYLNVSYICIPPSAIIETRTVCEAGTITICCNHWFIKMLSANYGRTNSETCSTGRPANQTSNVQCIRSSTLSVLAAQCDGTHACPISASHKIFGDPCGGTYKYLNVSYICHPNNQFIKVSAANYGRTNGVTCSTGKPADQISNVQCTQSSTLSVLTTQCDGQTNCSVLANSTVFGDPCAETYKYLNVSYTCGPGNSLLPGLVEVDKTDIIIILPASNSQSSCQLIYSRTKPDLVKLSYFILFSIINFWTVNMQQGRMSLIFWLVLLCQCGVKAVDLTACEGETAQLTCDLTSQVIACDSDTASLHCDQGRIKVISANYGRTSSATCSSGKPANQISNVQCTQSSSLSVLASRCDGRKDCSIPANSTVFGDPCGGTCKYLNVSYICIPSSAIIQKRTVCEAGTINISCNNRFIKMLSANYGRTNRVTCSSGIPGQTSNVQCIQNSTLSVLANRCDGTHACPISASHSIFGDPCGGTYKYLNVSYICHPNNQFIKVSAANYGRTNSTTCSTGKPADQISNVQCSQSSSLSVLTTQCNGQNDCSVLANSTVFGDPCAETYKYLNVSYTCGPDPATQK